In one window of Paraflavitalea soli DNA:
- the nadA gene encoding quinolinate synthase NadA → MGDIHIGEAKENIAKAGFLDVDVDPTLDLFGEIERLKKEKNAIVLAHYYQEPDIQDVADYIGDSLGLAQKAEKTDAEIIVFAGVHFMAETAKILNPHKKVLLPDLKAGCSLADSAPPELFRQFKAKHPNHLVISYINCTADIKALSDIICTSSNAEKIVESIPVDQPIIFAPDKNLGGYLIKKTGRDMVLWNGACMVHEIFSLEKITRLKIRHPNAKIIAHPECEEPILRIADFIGSTTGLLKYSQEDAAMEYIVATETGILHQMQKSSPHKMFIPAPPDNSCACNDCPHMKLNTLEKLYLCMEYELPEITMDEQLRVAARKPIERMLEISAKYGL, encoded by the coding sequence ATGGGAGATATACACATAGGAGAAGCAAAAGAGAACATAGCCAAAGCAGGATTTCTGGATGTGGACGTTGACCCCACACTGGACCTATTTGGGGAAATCGAAAGATTGAAAAAAGAAAAAAATGCGATCGTGCTGGCACATTACTACCAGGAGCCCGATATCCAGGATGTGGCGGATTATATCGGGGACAGCCTGGGCCTGGCCCAAAAGGCGGAGAAGACGGATGCGGAGATTATTGTGTTCGCCGGCGTCCATTTCATGGCCGAAACGGCCAAGATCTTAAACCCGCACAAGAAAGTGTTGCTGCCCGACCTGAAAGCAGGTTGCTCTCTGGCGGATAGTGCTCCTCCGGAGCTATTCAGGCAGTTCAAGGCAAAGCACCCCAATCACCTGGTAATCTCCTACATCAACTGCACGGCTGACATCAAAGCACTAAGCGATATCATCTGTACCTCCAGCAATGCCGAGAAAATTGTGGAAAGCATACCTGTAGATCAGCCGATTATCTTTGCACCGGATAAAAACCTGGGAGGATACCTGATCAAAAAGACGGGTCGTGATATGGTTTTGTGGAATGGTGCCTGCATGGTGCATGAGATCTTTAGCCTCGAGAAGATCACCAGACTCAAAATAAGACACCCTAACGCCAAGATAATTGCTCACCCGGAGTGTGAGGAGCCAATTCTGCGGATCGCCGATTTTATAGGCTCTACGACAGGATTATTGAAATACTCCCAGGAAGATGCTGCGATGGAATATATCGTGGCTACAGAAACAGGCATTTTGCACCAGATGCAGAAATCTTCTCCCCATAAAATGTTCATTCCTGCTCCGCCCGACAACAGCTGCGCGTGTAATGATTGTCCACACATGAAGCTGAATACACTGGAAAAGTTGTACCTGTGCATGGAATACGAATTACCGGAGATCACCATGGATGAGCAGTTGAGGGTAGCTGCGAGAAAACCAATTGAGCGAATGCTGGAGATCAGCGCGAAATATGGTTTGTAA
- a CDS encoding sugar phosphate isomerase/epimerase family protein, producing the protein MSTNRRRFLQQLGGLTAGFGAVSTGFAACSDGTPATDTPKTDTSTAGTAATPAKMFFTISLAQWSLHKDLFDKKLDNLDFPLVSKRDYGIDVVEYVNQFFKDKAKDEKYLAELLKRCKDNGVKNHLIMVDGEGSLGSPDDKERLKAVENHYQWVDAAKYLGCATIRVNAHGEGSREDVQKAAIDGLSRLGEYGAKAGINVIVENHGGYTSDGSWLVGVMKGVNKPNVGTLPDFGNFCVKRDGKGMYDGNCIEEYDRYKGTQEMMPYAKGVSAKTYDFDAQGNCIETDYYKMLKIVKDAGFTGYIGIEFEGSKGDPVEGIKKTKALLEKVGAAL; encoded by the coding sequence ATGTCAACCAATCGTCGTCGTTTTTTACAACAACTGGGTGGACTGACCGCCGGCTTTGGCGCCGTATCTACCGGATTTGCTGCCTGCAGTGATGGAACGCCTGCCACAGATACACCTAAAACAGATACCTCTACAGCCGGCACAGCCGCTACGCCTGCTAAAATGTTTTTTACCATTTCCCTGGCGCAATGGTCCCTGCACAAGGACCTCTTCGATAAAAAACTGGATAACCTCGATTTTCCATTGGTATCCAAAAGAGATTATGGTATTGACGTAGTAGAATACGTGAACCAGTTTTTTAAAGACAAAGCAAAGGATGAAAAATACCTGGCCGAGTTGTTGAAACGTTGTAAAGACAATGGCGTGAAGAACCACCTTATTATGGTGGATGGTGAAGGATCACTGGGCTCACCCGATGATAAGGAAAGATTGAAAGCCGTAGAGAACCACTACCAATGGGTAGATGCTGCTAAATACCTGGGGTGTGCTACTATCCGCGTGAATGCACACGGAGAAGGCAGCCGCGAAGATGTACAGAAAGCCGCGATAGACGGACTCAGCAGGCTGGGAGAATATGGCGCCAAAGCAGGTATTAATGTCATCGTGGAAAATCACGGTGGTTATACTTCTGATGGCAGCTGGCTGGTGGGCGTGATGAAAGGCGTAAACAAACCCAATGTTGGTACCCTGCCCGATTTTGGTAATTTCTGTGTGAAGCGTGATGGGAAAGGGATGTACGACGGCAATTGCATAGAAGAGTATGACCGCTACAAAGGCACCCAGGAAATGATGCCCTATGCCAAAGGCGTAAGCGCCAAGACCTATGATTTTGACGCACAGGGTAACTGTATAGAAACTGATTATTACAAAATGCTCAAAATAGTAAAGGATGCCGGCTTTACCGGTTATATCGGTATTGAGTTTGAAGGTTCCAAGGGCGACCCGGTTGAAGGCATTAAGAAAACAAAAGCATTACTGGAAAAAGTGGGCGCTGCCTTATAA
- a CDS encoding cytochrome ubiquinol oxidase subunit I, whose product MDVEILSRVQFAFTIAFHYIYPPLSIGLGLLLVIFEGMYLKTGDKRYEQITRFWIKIFALIFGIGVATGIIMEFEFGTNWATYSKYVGDIFGSALAAEGIFAFALESGFLGILIFGWNRVGPKVHFFSALMVFLGSMFSAVWIVVANSWQQTPAGFRIVGEGMNARAEITDFWAMVFNPSSVERLTHVWIGAFLAGAFLVLSVNAWYILKNKHLALAKPSFKIALITATICSLLQLFVGHKSADGVSKNQPAKLAALEGHYDSLATGDMYLMGYVNNKTQETKGIRIPGGLSFLIYGDFNAPIKGLNAFPEEDRPRQVNAIFQFYHIMVAIGVSLIALSVFGTWLYYRNKLFDKRWLLWIFVWSVLLPQIANQAGWFAAEMGRQPWVVYGLLRTSDALSKAVTANQVLFSLIMFMVVYLLLLILFLYLLNKKIQHGPVDYGSKEDIEEGSKRDNPLLAH is encoded by the coding sequence ATGGATGTCGAAATACTATCCCGTGTTCAGTTTGCATTCACCATTGCATTTCATTACATCTATCCGCCATTAAGTATTGGTCTTGGTTTGCTGCTCGTCATCTTTGAAGGCATGTACCTCAAAACAGGCGATAAGCGCTACGAACAGATCACCCGTTTCTGGATAAAGATCTTTGCCCTCATCTTTGGTATTGGCGTAGCCACCGGCATTATTATGGAATTTGAGTTTGGTACCAACTGGGCCACGTATTCCAAATACGTGGGTGATATATTTGGCAGCGCCCTGGCCGCGGAAGGCATCTTTGCTTTTGCCCTGGAGTCGGGCTTTCTCGGCATTCTCATCTTTGGCTGGAACCGGGTAGGCCCCAAAGTGCATTTCTTCTCTGCGTTGATGGTCTTCCTGGGATCAATGTTTTCGGCGGTGTGGATCGTGGTGGCTAATTCCTGGCAGCAGACACCCGCCGGCTTCAGGATCGTGGGCGAAGGAATGAATGCCCGTGCCGAGATCACCGATTTCTGGGCCATGGTATTTAATCCCTCCAGTGTAGAGCGCCTTACCCATGTATGGATCGGCGCTTTCCTGGCAGGCGCCTTCCTGGTGCTGAGTGTGAATGCCTGGTATATCCTGAAAAATAAACACCTGGCCCTGGCCAAACCCTCCTTTAAGATAGCCCTCATAACAGCCACGATTTGCTCGCTGCTTCAATTGTTTGTGGGCCATAAAAGCGCCGATGGTGTTTCCAAAAACCAGCCGGCGAAACTGGCGGCACTTGAAGGCCATTATGATTCCCTGGCCACAGGAGATATGTACCTGATGGGCTATGTAAACAACAAAACCCAGGAAACAAAAGGCATCCGTATACCCGGCGGACTTTCCTTCCTGATATATGGCGATTTCAACGCACCCATAAAAGGATTAAATGCTTTTCCGGAAGAGGATCGTCCCCGGCAGGTAAACGCCATCTTCCAGTTTTACCATATTATGGTAGCGATCGGGGTAAGCCTTATTGCGCTATCGGTCTTTGGCACCTGGCTTTATTACAGGAATAAGCTGTTTGACAAACGCTGGCTGCTGTGGATATTTGTATGGTCCGTGCTGCTACCGCAGATTGCCAACCAGGCGGGATGGTTTGCTGCCGAAATGGGCCGGCAACCCTGGGTGGTCTATGGATTGCTCAGAACCTCCGATGCCCTGTCCAAAGCCGTCACGGCCAACCAGGTACTTTTCTCCCTCATCATGTTCATGGTCGTGTACCTGCTGTTGCTGATATTATTCCTGTATTTGCTCAATAAGAAGATACAGCACGGGCCGGTGGACTATGGCTCCAAAGAAGATATTGAAGAAGGCAGTAAACGCGACAATCCATTATTAGCACATTAA
- the cydB gene encoding cytochrome d ubiquinol oxidase subunit II, with protein sequence METFLGLDYNVWWFLVFGAVISGYAILDGFDLGAGALHLLLKKEQSRRIALNAIGPVWDGNEVWLVIGGGALFAGFPIAYAAIFSAFYIPFMVFLMGIIFRAVAIEFRSKEPMPWWRKTWDIVYSAASIIIALSLGLMLGNVAYGIPLNGQKEFAGNWLSFFNPFSIMVAITTLALFMMHGSIYLTMKTEKRLYARLRILSRNFIIFFVLSFVITTLYTLLYIPHLSDFFKANPAAFIIPILMVLSIANIPRQIKKGKYRYAFFSSALTIALLLVMVALEVYPYLLYSTVNPDNSITIHNGASSYKTMKILLTIAVIGTPLVGIYTSFVFWTFKGKVKLDEMSY encoded by the coding sequence ATGGAAACATTTCTCGGACTTGATTACAACGTATGGTGGTTCCTCGTATTTGGAGCTGTCATCAGCGGGTATGCGATCCTCGATGGGTTTGACCTGGGAGCTGGCGCCCTGCACCTTTTACTCAAAAAAGAACAAAGCCGCCGGATAGCGCTCAACGCCATCGGGCCGGTATGGGATGGTAATGAAGTGTGGCTGGTGATTGGAGGCGGTGCCCTATTTGCCGGCTTTCCCATCGCCTATGCCGCTATTTTTTCAGCTTTCTATATTCCCTTCATGGTCTTTTTGATGGGTATCATCTTCCGGGCCGTGGCCATTGAGTTCCGGAGCAAAGAGCCGATGCCCTGGTGGCGCAAGACCTGGGATATTGTTTATTCTGCCGCCAGCATTATCATTGCGCTTTCACTGGGCCTTATGCTGGGTAATGTTGCCTATGGTATTCCCCTCAATGGGCAAAAGGAGTTTGCCGGCAACTGGCTTTCTTTCTTCAATCCTTTTTCCATCATGGTAGCCATCACCACCCTGGCTTTGTTTATGATGCATGGTTCTATTTACCTGACCATGAAAACCGAAAAACGGCTTTATGCCAGGCTACGTATACTTTCCAGAAACTTCATTATTTTCTTTGTACTCAGTTTTGTGATCACGACCCTTTATACGCTGTTGTACATACCACACCTCAGTGATTTTTTTAAAGCCAACCCTGCCGCATTTATTATACCTATTTTGATGGTATTGAGTATTGCCAATATTCCGCGGCAGATCAAAAAGGGAAAATACCGCTATGCATTTTTCAGCTCGGCCCTTACCATTGCCTTATTACTGGTGATGGTTGCACTGGAAGTGTATCCGTATCTCTTGTATTCGACAGTGAACCCCGACAACAGTATAACGATACATAATGGGGCTTCTTCCTATAAGACGATGAAGATATTGCTCACGATTGCTGTGATCGGTACACCATTGGTAGGCATTTATACTTCCTTTGTTTTCTGGACCTTCAAAGGAAAGGTAAAGCTCGATGAAATGAGTTATTAG
- a CDS encoding DUF2480 family protein: MSDEIINKVTASGLITLDLEEYYPKEEILVFDLKPHLFMELILKEKDFRAALQQIDWTLYQDKVVAVTCTADAIIPMWAYMLVATYLQPVAKDIIFGNEQTAKQQLFIQNIAAIPAADYTDQRVVVKGCGDLPIGEFAYLEITKKLRPVAKSIMYGEPCSTVPIFKKK, translated from the coding sequence ATGAGTGATGAGATCATTAATAAGGTAACTGCCAGTGGGCTGATCACATTGGACCTCGAGGAGTACTATCCCAAAGAGGAGATCCTGGTATTTGACCTGAAGCCCCATCTGTTTATGGAACTCATCCTCAAAGAAAAAGATTTCCGCGCCGCCCTTCAGCAAATCGATTGGACGCTGTACCAGGATAAAGTAGTAGCTGTTACCTGCACAGCAGATGCCATTATCCCCATGTGGGCCTATATGCTGGTAGCCACTTACCTGCAGCCCGTGGCAAAGGATATTATCTTCGGCAACGAACAAACAGCCAAACAACAACTTTTCATTCAAAATATTGCAGCTATCCCCGCCGCTGATTATACTGATCAGCGGGTAGTAGTAAAAGGATGTGGTGATCTACCTATTGGTGAATTTGCCTACCTGGAGATTACCAAGAAATTACGGCCGGTAGCTAAAAGTATCATGTATGGCGAACCGTGTAGTACTGTTCCCATTTTCAAAAAGAAATGA
- a CDS encoding GAF domain-containing protein — protein sequence MAEDLLVLKGTKREQYESLIPQIKALIDGEPDLVANLANVVAALKEQFGWFWVGFYLVKEKELVLGPFQGPVACTRIRYGKGVCGSSWEQKQTLIVPDVEQFPGHIACSSLSKSEIVVPVIRDGKVIAVLDVDSAELDEFDLTDQEYLEAIVNAMQF from the coding sequence ATGGCCGAAGATCTTTTAGTGTTGAAGGGTACTAAGCGTGAACAATATGAATCTTTAATACCGCAAATCAAAGCGTTGATTGATGGCGAGCCCGACCTGGTAGCCAATCTGGCAAATGTAGTGGCTGCGTTGAAAGAACAGTTTGGTTGGTTTTGGGTTGGCTTCTACCTGGTGAAAGAAAAGGAACTGGTATTGGGACCTTTTCAAGGCCCGGTTGCGTGTACTCGAATCCGTTATGGTAAAGGTGTATGTGGAAGCAGTTGGGAACAAAAGCAAACTTTGATCGTGCCGGATGTAGAACAATTTCCAGGGCACATTGCCTGCAGTAGTTTATCGAAGTCTGAAATTGTGGTACCCGTTATCCGTGATGGGAAAGTGATTGCAGTGCTGGATGTGGACAGTGCTGAACTCGACGAGTTTGATCTGACAGATCAGGAATACCTGGAAGCGATCGTAAATGCTATGCAGTTTTAG
- a CDS encoding peptidylprolyl isomerase, translating to MSIIQTIRDKAAWIIIAAIALALIAFIVQDAFSGRSGGLFSGQSTTLGKINGTKVDVIDFEKRLANAEKNYTANGQHVDEQFRQQIRESLWNEYVENAVLDKELDKLGFVVSDKEKGDILYGANPPQQLRQQFTNPQTGAYDAQAAFQAIRGLKKKSPEYNNFWGEFVPALEKQRIREKFVGMIGKSYYVPKWLVEKRNADNSQLASISYVNIPYTSIADSTIKVTDDEVRKYVDEHKEGFKQEQVRGIEYVMFNAAPSAADSAAVRERVEKLKDSFATTSDINGFFLRENSQTPYYPSNISRKEIKIEKIDSIVKTPVGGVYGPYLDGGSYTLARIVSEKQWPDSVKVRHILVATHQRDQRTGELQPVRYDSTAKRIIDSVEMAIKGGANFDTLCVKYSDDGTKETGGIYDNVVSGRMTAEFNDFIFGKPVGSKGVVKTEYGYHYVEILSQKGSSPAYNIAYFSQPIYPSDLTTNTAHQAASAFAAESRNRKAFEDNIKKQNLTKFNAYDVQPLESNIPGLGSSRPLVKWMYNDAKIGDVAPEPYFIGDKYIVPVLVNSYDKGTMPIERARPLVEYKIRNKKKAEQIIQKVGTPASLDAVTKAVNQPVQQLDSVAFSAGYIPNLGNESKLIGASFNKNYQAKVSDPILGEIGVYYIKVNNVTAQPNAGLDIKMQQQMAAQQIQRSSYLVIETLKKAADITDNRYKFY from the coding sequence ATGTCTATCATTCAGACCATCCGCGACAAAGCTGCGTGGATCATTATTGCAGCGATTGCTTTAGCATTGATCGCCTTTATTGTACAGGATGCCTTTAGTGGAAGAAGTGGTGGGTTATTCAGTGGACAATCAACCACCCTCGGTAAGATCAACGGTACCAAAGTTGATGTTATCGATTTTGAAAAAAGGCTTGCCAACGCCGAAAAGAACTACACTGCCAATGGCCAGCATGTTGATGAACAATTCCGTCAGCAGATCCGCGAGAGCCTCTGGAATGAATATGTGGAAAATGCCGTACTGGACAAAGAGCTCGATAAACTCGGTTTTGTAGTAAGCGATAAAGAAAAAGGTGACATATTATATGGTGCTAACCCGCCTCAGCAATTGCGTCAGCAATTCACCAATCCTCAAACTGGTGCTTATGATGCGCAAGCCGCTTTTCAGGCTATCCGTGGTCTGAAAAAGAAATCGCCCGAATACAACAATTTTTGGGGTGAATTTGTACCTGCCCTGGAAAAACAACGTATCCGTGAAAAATTTGTGGGTATGATCGGTAAAAGCTACTATGTGCCTAAATGGCTGGTAGAAAAAAGAAATGCCGACAATAGCCAGCTCGCCTCTATTTCTTATGTTAATATTCCCTATACCAGCATCGCCGATTCTACGATCAAGGTAACCGATGATGAGGTGCGCAAATATGTGGATGAACACAAAGAAGGGTTCAAGCAAGAGCAAGTTCGCGGTATTGAATACGTCATGTTCAACGCAGCTCCCAGCGCAGCAGATTCCGCTGCCGTACGTGAGCGTGTGGAAAAACTGAAAGATTCTTTTGCTACTACTTCTGATATCAACGGTTTCTTCCTGCGGGAAAACAGCCAGACCCCTTATTATCCCAGCAATATTTCCCGCAAAGAAATAAAGATCGAAAAGATCGACTCTATTGTTAAGACTCCCGTAGGTGGCGTATACGGACCTTACCTCGATGGCGGTTCTTATACCCTCGCACGCATCGTGAGTGAAAAACAATGGCCCGATTCAGTAAAAGTGCGTCACATATTGGTAGCTACCCATCAACGCGATCAGCGCACCGGCGAATTGCAGCCCGTTCGGTATGACTCTACTGCCAAACGTATTATTGACAGTGTGGAAATGGCAATTAAAGGCGGCGCCAACTTTGATACACTTTGTGTAAAATATTCTGACGACGGAACCAAAGAGACCGGAGGTATATATGATAATGTAGTGAGCGGCCGCATGACTGCAGAATTCAACGACTTTATTTTTGGAAAACCTGTTGGTTCTAAAGGAGTGGTGAAAACAGAATATGGTTACCACTATGTGGAAATCCTCTCTCAGAAAGGATCTTCACCTGCTTATAATATCGCTTATTTTTCACAGCCTATATATCCCAGCGATCTGACCACCAATACTGCCCATCAGGCAGCTTCTGCTTTTGCCGCTGAAAGCCGCAACAGGAAAGCGTTTGAGGATAATATCAAAAAACAGAACCTCACTAAGTTCAACGCCTATGATGTGCAGCCCCTGGAAAGCAATATTCCCGGACTGGGCAGCAGCCGCCCGCTGGTGAAATGGATGTATAATGATGCTAAGATCGGTGACGTTGCCCCAGAACCTTACTTTATAGGTGATAAATACATCGTACCTGTTTTGGTAAACAGTTACGACAAAGGCACCATGCCCATCGAAAGAGCGCGTCCGCTGGTAGAATATAAAATACGGAATAAGAAAAAAGCAGAGCAGATCATTCAGAAAGTGGGTACTCCTGCTTCACTTGATGCAGTGACTAAAGCGGTGAATCAACCTGTTCAACAGCTGGACAGCGTGGCTTTCTCTGCCGGTTATATTCCAAACCTGGGCAATGAGTCCAAACTTATAGGTGCTTCTTTCAACAAGAACTACCAGGCCAAGGTATCTGATCCCATCCTTGGAGAAATTGGTGTGTATTATATTAAAGTCAATAATGTGACTGCCCAACCCAATGCCGGACTGGATATAAAGATGCAACAGCAAATGGCTGCCCAGCAAATTCAGCGCAGCAGCTACCTGGTGATCGAAACACTCAAAAAAGCGGCGGATATTACCGACAACCGCTACAAGTTCTACTAA
- the mnmG gene encoding tRNA uridine-5-carboxymethylaminomethyl(34) synthesis enzyme MnmG, translating into MEQLIPKTPSINVILQPMFPDYDVIVVGAGHAGCEAAAAAANLGSRVLLVTMNMQVIAQMSCNPAMGGIAKGQIVREIDAMGGYSGIVSDKSMIQFRMLNKSKGPAMWSPRTQNDRMLFAATWREMLENTKNVDFYQDMVRSIIIKDNKATGVITGLGHEIKAKAVVVTSGTFLNGVIHIGEKRFGGGRVAEKAATGITEQLVELGFESDRLKTGTPPRVDGRSLDYSKMEEQKGDDEIVGFSYKDVQKPTEQRSCWITYTNQQVHDILKTGFDRSPMYTGRIEGVGPRYCPSIEDKINRFAERDRHQLFIEPEGWNTVEIYVNGFSTSLPEDVQYKALQTVPGFENVRMFRPGYAIEYDYFPPTQLSHALETKLISNLFFAGQINGTTGYEEAACQGLMAGINAHQKVRELEPVILKRSDAYIGVLIDDLISKGTEEPYRMFTSRAEFRTLLRQDNADLRLTELSYRLGLADQDRMDRVIEKRNGTEKIKSILKELSLDPSEADKFLQEKNSAPLPHKQKTIQVLLRPNISLPDMMDQLPTIKNALTGFTRDTIEQAEIQIKYDVYIEKEKEIVKRMSQLEDLMIPENFDYGRVAALSNEALTKFKKIRPRTLGQASRISGVNPSDVQILMVFMGR; encoded by the coding sequence GTGGAACAGTTAATCCCCAAAACACCCAGCATTAATGTAATTTTGCAGCCTATGTTTCCAGATTATGATGTTATAGTAGTCGGTGCCGGTCACGCAGGATGTGAAGCGGCAGCAGCGGCAGCCAACCTTGGATCAAGGGTTCTGCTGGTCACCATGAACATGCAGGTTATTGCCCAAATGAGTTGTAATCCTGCCATGGGAGGTATTGCCAAGGGGCAGATCGTACGGGAAATAGATGCCATGGGTGGATATTCAGGCATTGTTTCCGACAAGAGTATGATCCAGTTCAGGATGCTCAATAAGTCAAAAGGACCAGCTATGTGGAGTCCCCGGACTCAGAATGACCGCATGTTATTCGCAGCTACCTGGAGAGAGATGTTGGAAAACACCAAGAATGTAGACTTCTACCAGGACATGGTAAGGTCTATCATCATCAAGGATAACAAAGCCACTGGTGTTATAACCGGGCTGGGTCATGAAATAAAAGCCAAAGCAGTAGTGGTGACTAGCGGTACTTTCCTCAATGGGGTGATCCATATCGGAGAGAAACGATTCGGTGGGGGCAGGGTAGCAGAGAAAGCAGCCACTGGTATAACAGAACAATTGGTTGAACTCGGATTCGAAAGCGACCGCCTTAAAACCGGAACACCTCCTCGTGTAGATGGAAGAAGTCTTGACTATAGCAAGATGGAGGAACAAAAAGGAGATGATGAAATTGTAGGCTTCTCTTACAAGGATGTTCAAAAACCAACGGAACAAAGAAGCTGCTGGATTACCTATACCAATCAGCAGGTACATGATATTCTCAAAACAGGGTTTGATAGAAGCCCTATGTATACAGGAAGAATTGAAGGCGTGGGCCCCAGGTATTGCCCCAGTATCGAAGACAAGATCAATCGCTTTGCAGAAAGGGATCGTCACCAGTTATTCATAGAACCAGAAGGATGGAATACGGTAGAAATCTATGTGAATGGTTTCTCTACTTCACTACCCGAGGATGTTCAATACAAAGCTTTACAAACAGTACCCGGATTTGAAAATGTACGCATGTTCCGGCCAGGTTATGCTATTGAATACGATTACTTCCCACCTACCCAATTGAGTCACGCACTGGAGACCAAACTTATTAGCAATCTTTTCTTCGCCGGCCAGATCAATGGAACCACCGGTTATGAAGAAGCTGCCTGCCAGGGATTAATGGCCGGCATTAATGCCCATCAAAAAGTAAGGGAACTGGAACCCGTGATCCTTAAAAGAAGTGATGCCTATATTGGGGTACTCATCGATGATCTCATCAGCAAGGGTACAGAAGAACCCTACCGCATGTTTACTTCACGGGCAGAATTCAGAACCTTACTGCGCCAGGACAATGCTGATCTCCGATTGACAGAATTAAGTTATCGTTTAGGATTAGCTGACCAGGATAGAATGGACCGTGTGATCGAAAAGAGGAATGGAACAGAAAAGATCAAGTCGATCCTGAAGGAACTTTCTCTTGATCCAAGCGAAGCAGATAAATTCCTGCAAGAAAAAAACTCTGCTCCTTTACCCCATAAACAGAAAACGATCCAGGTATTGCTTCGACCCAATATCTCTTTGCCCGATATGATGGATCAGCTGCCTACCATAAAAAATGCACTCACCGGTTTTACCCGTGATACGATCGAGCAGGCAGAAATACAGATCAAATACGATGTATACATTGAGAAGGAAAAAGAGATCGTAAAAAGAATGAGCCAGCTCGAAGACCTGATGATCCCTGAGAACTTTGACTATGGAAGAGTGGCTGCCTTATCGAATGAAGCTTTGACCAAATTCAAAAAAATACGTCCCCGTACATTGGGACAGGCCAGTCGCATCAGTGGTGTTAATCCCAGCGATGTACAGATCCTCATGGTCTTTATGGGCCGCTAA
- the corA gene encoding magnesium/cobalt transporter CorA, with amino-acid sequence MDPQKYLRYLGLPSLFGTHRTKEIFNINPTAPSQREEATEIVITVYDYNADSMEERKFDKVQDCFHYKNNNRINWINIDGLRKADVELVSNQFNIHPLLIEDILSMHQRPKMDEVEGILFCLLNMLYFNEATRTVETEQISIALGKDFVISFQEDASRDVFDPVRNKLRFGNSKIRQRTADYLLYAMLDIIVDNYFQVMEKLGEQVELLEEEVIRRSNTKSLARINQLRKELIVLKRNIAPVRDLINGIIRSESDLLDDRTTKYFKDVYDHIIQAYDLSENYRDMMTSMQDLYINNVNLKLNEVMKVMAIVTCLLAPATVIGGIFGMNFDNIPSIHNKWGFFIAVGLMLLIPIWMLRAFRRRGWF; translated from the coding sequence ATGGATCCGCAGAAATATCTCCGTTATCTTGGCTTGCCTTCTTTATTCGGTACCCACCGGACCAAAGAAATATTCAATATCAATCCTACAGCCCCCTCCCAGCGTGAAGAGGCCACGGAAATCGTCATCACTGTATATGATTATAATGCCGATTCCATGGAAGAGCGGAAGTTTGACAAGGTGCAGGATTGTTTTCATTACAAGAATAATAACCGGATCAACTGGATCAATATTGATGGCCTGCGCAAAGCCGATGTAGAGCTGGTAAGCAACCAGTTTAATATTCACCCCCTGCTTATTGAAGATATCCTCAGCATGCACCAGCGGCCCAAGATGGACGAGGTGGAGGGTATCTTATTCTGCCTGCTGAATATGCTTTATTTCAATGAAGCCACCCGTACAGTAGAAACCGAACAGATCAGTATCGCCCTGGGAAAGGATTTTGTGATCTCCTTCCAGGAAGATGCCAGCCGCGATGTGTTTGATCCCGTTCGCAATAAACTAAGGTTTGGCAATAGTAAAATACGGCAGCGTACGGCCGATTACCTGCTGTATGCCATGCTGGATATTATTGTAGACAACTATTTCCAGGTAATGGAGAAGCTGGGCGAGCAGGTAGAATTGTTGGAGGAAGAAGTGATCCGCCGCAGTAATACGAAATCGCTGGCACGCATTAACCAGCTTCGCAAAGAACTGATCGTACTCAAACGAAATATAGCTCCTGTACGCGACCTGATCAATGGGATTATCCGGAGTGAAAGTGATCTACTCGACGACCGGACCACCAAGTATTTCAAAGACGTATATGACCATATTATCCAGGCCTACGACCTGAGTGAGAACTATCGCGATATGATGACGAGTATGCAGGACCTTTATATCAATAACGTGAACCTGAAACTGAATGAAGTAATGAAGGTGATGGCTATTGTAACCTGCCTGCTGGCGCCCGCCACAGTTATCGGCGGCATCTTCGGAATGAACTTCGACAACATCCCTTCCATTCACAATAAATGGGGCTTTTTCATTGCCGTGGGTCTGATGTTGCTGATCCCCATCTGGATGCTGCGAGCCTTCAGAAGGCGAGGATGGTTTTAG